A part of Drosophila ananassae strain 14024-0371.13 chromosome 2R, ASM1763931v2, whole genome shotgun sequence genomic DNA contains:
- the LOC6507715 gene encoding uncharacterized protein LOC6507715 — MPRYQKLINESENMPAATSQQQQHCYQKQQQHPPNVGYHLYLYRQQLSRKNVEYMRLSKAKYVITDTLLAKTVRNLKGCSVEDLKTVNNQIVFRHKLKNQILRLRKLRNLGIKNANPQMESTEL, encoded by the coding sequence ATGCCGCGCTACCAGAAACTCATCAACGAAAGCGAAAACATGCCAGCAGCAACAtcgcaacaacagcagcactGCTACcaaaagcagcagcaacatccaCCCAACGTGGGATACCACCTTTACCTGTACCGCCAGCAACTATCCCGCAAAAATGTGGAGTACATGCGACTGTCCAAGGCCAAATACGTCATCACGGATACGCTTCTGGCCAAAACAGTGCGCAACTTGAAAGGTTGCAGCGTCGAGGACTTGAAAACCGTCAACAACCAAATCGTTTTCCGGCACAAGCTCAAAAATCAGATCCTTCGGCTACGCAAACTGAGGAACCTTGGAATTAAAAACGCCAATCCCCAAATGGAGAGCACGGAGCTATGA